A single Curtobacterium sp. MCJR17_020 DNA region contains:
- a CDS encoding acyl-CoA carboxylase subunit epsilon, translating into MGRHAAPVPSDEPASVADVRVVSGEATPEELAAVVAVLQRQADEAAAAGRAEVVDEPRTGWQASARGLRRPLDHGPGAWSRSLR; encoded by the coding sequence ATGGGTCGTCACGCAGCTCCGGTCCCCTCGGACGAGCCCGCCTCGGTGGCCGACGTCCGGGTGGTCTCCGGTGAGGCCACCCCCGAGGAGCTCGCAGCGGTCGTGGCCGTGCTGCAGCGCCAGGCCGACGAAGCCGCGGCGGCCGGGCGCGCCGAGGTCGTCGACGAGCCGCGGACCGGGTGGCAGGCGTCGGCCCGCGGTCTGCGTCGTCCGCTCGACCACGGCCCCGGCGCCTGGAGCCGATCGCTCCGCTGA
- a CDS encoding Maf family protein, translated as MRLYLASTSPARRALLAQSGIEPVLVSPGVDEDAAASAAATALGRDLTGPELVSLLAVAKASAVADADVAGSPVDGFVFGGDSAFEVDGRLYGKPHDPSVARERWRQMLAAGGGTLWSGHCVIDRRRDDRRRDLDPATGRTGGPDAARPVPPVRSLVTSPAGVPELGDVAPGGSALAAGGDRVVAVDSAVLTFADDLSAEEIDAYVATGEPLEVAGAFTIDGLAAAYISRIDGAPSAVVGLSLPVLRSMLLRGFGVRWHEFWSL; from the coding sequence ATGCGTCTGTACCTCGCGAGTACATCCCCCGCCCGCCGAGCACTCCTCGCCCAGTCCGGGATCGAGCCCGTGCTCGTGTCGCCCGGGGTCGACGAGGACGCCGCGGCGTCCGCTGCCGCCACCGCGCTCGGCCGTGACCTGACCGGCCCGGAGCTCGTGTCGCTGCTGGCCGTCGCCAAGGCATCGGCCGTCGCGGACGCCGACGTCGCCGGGTCGCCGGTCGACGGCTTCGTGTTCGGCGGCGACTCCGCCTTCGAGGTCGACGGGCGCCTGTACGGCAAGCCGCACGACCCGTCGGTGGCCCGGGAGCGCTGGCGGCAGATGCTCGCCGCCGGCGGCGGGACGCTGTGGAGTGGGCACTGCGTGATCGATCGACGACGCGACGACCGGCGCCGCGACCTGGACCCGGCCACGGGACGGACGGGAGGCCCGGATGCGGCCCGCCCCGTGCCTCCCGTCCGCAGCCTGGTGACGTCTCCTGCCGGCGTGCCGGAGCTGGGGGACGTCGCGCCCGGTGGGTCGGCCCTGGCCGCCGGCGGCGACCGCGTGGTCGCCGTGGACAGCGCCGTGCTGACGTTCGCCGACGACCTGTCCGCCGAGGAGATCGACGCGTACGTGGCGACGGGCGAGCCGCTCGAGGTCGCGGGGGCGTTCACCATCGACGGGCTTGCGGCGGCGTACATCTCGCGCATCGACGGGGCGCCGTCGGCGGTGGTCGGGTTGTCCCTGCCGGTGCTGCGGTCGATGCTCCTCCGCGGCTTCGGCGTCCGCTGGCACGAGTTCTGGTCACTGTAG
- a CDS encoding ATP-binding protein has product MASAAEPASRRGSGPGTGRGTGRWFGRGSGGAGAASGHAGRVSAGSGRAPGGDPVGFGDGAPFGADPSRSVRASITQASVERAFAILLAMTAVGLGVVDTPAVLAQLPYLDPFWGPVVAIALGASFVLVGVSAFVPRVAQFAQILCALLFLVALTTWPLTVQDSIPSTQQPWPWWFCTVGSTAAAMGFATWRATIYTALVPAIYVVLRLTPVGGDAGLVRALLDGVYTALLSGAVLVIAVVLRRAASSVDTAQSTAVRRYSLAIREHAVEVERVQVDAIVHDSVLTTLLSAARADTLEAKTLAARMARNAIDHLEAAAADGPDDDTPVALADLRTRIGEAIGALAAPVRLVPAPAGSVRMPASVADALASAALQAAVNSVQHAGGPDVARWVRVEQLDDGVHVEVGDDGRGFDVATIPSERLGVRRSIIERVAAVDGRAEVHTAPGEGTRIELSWSPTTPSTPTTTGAAA; this is encoded by the coding sequence ATGGCGAGCGCGGCTGAGCCGGCGTCGCGCCGGGGGAGCGGCCCGGGGACCGGTCGGGGAACCGGTCGGTGGTTCGGCCGCGGGTCGGGCGGCGCTGGTGCGGCGTCTGGCCATGCCGGCCGCGTCTCAGCAGGCTCGGGCCGTGCTCCCGGTGGCGACCCGGTCGGCTTCGGTGACGGCGCGCCGTTCGGCGCCGACCCGTCGCGCAGCGTCCGCGCGTCGATCACGCAGGCGTCGGTGGAGCGTGCCTTCGCGATCCTGCTGGCGATGACCGCGGTCGGCCTCGGCGTCGTCGACACCCCGGCGGTCCTCGCCCAGCTGCCGTACCTCGATCCGTTCTGGGGCCCGGTCGTCGCGATCGCGCTCGGGGCGTCGTTCGTCCTGGTCGGGGTCTCGGCGTTCGTGCCGCGGGTGGCGCAGTTCGCGCAGATCCTGTGCGCCCTGCTCTTCCTGGTCGCGTTGACGACGTGGCCGCTCACGGTGCAGGACTCGATCCCGTCCACGCAGCAGCCGTGGCCGTGGTGGTTCTGCACCGTCGGCTCGACCGCGGCAGCCATGGGCTTCGCCACCTGGCGGGCCACGATCTACACCGCACTCGTACCGGCGATCTACGTCGTCCTCCGCCTCACCCCGGTCGGTGGCGACGCCGGGCTCGTCCGTGCGCTGCTCGACGGCGTGTACACGGCGCTGCTCAGCGGTGCGGTGCTCGTCATCGCCGTGGTCCTGCGCCGGGCCGCTTCGTCGGTCGACACGGCGCAGTCGACCGCGGTCCGCCGGTACTCGCTCGCCATCCGCGAGCACGCGGTCGAGGTGGAGCGCGTGCAGGTCGACGCGATCGTGCACGACAGTGTGCTGACGACGCTGCTCTCCGCCGCGCGGGCCGACACGCTCGAGGCGAAGACCCTCGCCGCGCGCATGGCACGGAACGCCATCGACCACCTCGAGGCCGCCGCGGCCGACGGTCCGGACGACGACACCCCCGTCGCGCTCGCCGACCTCCGCACCCGCATCGGCGAGGCGATCGGTGCCCTCGCGGCGCCCGTTCGGCTCGTCCCGGCGCCGGCCGGGTCGGTCCGGATGCCAGCGTCGGTCGCGGATGCCCTCGCGTCAGCAGCACTGCAGGCAGCCGTCAACAGCGTCCAGCACGCCGGTGGGCCCGACGTCGCCCGGTGGGTCCGCGTCGAGCAGCTCGACGACGGCGTGCACGTCGAGGTCGGTGACGACGGTCGCGGCTTCGACGTCGCGACGATCCCGTCCGAGCGACTCGGGGTGCGGCGGTCGATCATCGAGCGCGTCGCCGCCGTCGACGGCCGTGCCGAGGTGCACACCGCCCCGGGCGAGGGCACCCGCATCGAGCTGAGCTGGTCGCCGACCACGCCGTCCACGCCCACGACGACGGGAGCCGCAGCATGA
- a CDS encoding glycosyltransferase, whose amino-acid sequence MSRPTPSARPRLLVLGSTFPARPDDGVPAFVLDLAHQEALEFDTMVLTPRVPGGATTERIGDVGVRRFPYFPKAFEDLADGAILDNLKERRSRIVQVPALVLAQWFAIRRVVRSAKPDVIHAHWAIPQALVATLAAPGVPIVVTTHGGDIYALRAAPLVRLKRWVFGRSAHVTTVNSEMRDRLTEWGVPEARSTVIPMGVDLGPARDTRARVPAQEHHVVAVGRLVEKKGFGNLIEALRGLGDDVPWRLTVVGDGPYRAQLEQQAAGLPVTFLGQRGRSEVLETLAAATVVAVPSIPAANGDQEGLPVTLLEAAAVGAAIVASDLPGIRDVVQDDVSGVLVPPGDVPALRTALQRVLTDDAARARYQEQAVVSAAEFSTERIGERYRAVLRAAVA is encoded by the coding sequence ATGTCCCGCCCCACCCCCTCCGCCCGTCCCCGCCTGCTCGTCCTCGGCTCGACGTTCCCGGCCCGTCCGGACGACGGCGTGCCGGCGTTCGTCCTCGACCTCGCGCACCAAGAGGCGCTCGAGTTCGACACGATGGTGCTCACGCCGCGGGTCCCGGGCGGTGCCACCACCGAACGCATCGGCGACGTCGGCGTCCGGCGGTTCCCGTACTTCCCGAAGGCGTTCGAGGACCTGGCCGACGGCGCGATCCTCGACAACCTCAAGGAACGCCGGTCGCGGATCGTGCAGGTGCCGGCCCTGGTGCTCGCGCAGTGGTTCGCGATCCGCCGCGTGGTCCGCTCCGCGAAGCCCGACGTCATCCACGCGCACTGGGCGATCCCGCAGGCGCTCGTCGCGACGCTGGCGGCCCCGGGCGTCCCCATCGTCGTCACGACGCACGGCGGGGACATCTACGCCCTCCGTGCCGCTCCCCTGGTCCGCCTGAAGCGCTGGGTGTTCGGCCGCTCGGCCCACGTGACCACGGTGAACTCCGAGATGCGCGACCGCCTGACCGAGTGGGGCGTGCCCGAGGCCCGGTCGACCGTGATCCCGATGGGCGTCGACCTCGGCCCGGCCCGTGACACCCGCGCCCGCGTCCCCGCGCAGGAGCACCACGTCGTGGCGGTCGGCCGGCTCGTCGAGAAGAAGGGCTTCGGCAACCTGATCGAGGCGCTGCGGGGACTCGGCGACGACGTGCCGTGGCGACTCACCGTCGTCGGCGACGGCCCCTACCGAGCACAGCTCGAGCAGCAGGCCGCCGGACTTCCCGTGACGTTCCTGGGCCAGCGCGGGCGCTCCGAGGTGCTCGAGACCCTGGCTGCGGCCACCGTCGTGGCGGTGCCGTCGATCCCCGCGGCGAACGGCGACCAAGAGGGACTGCCCGTCACCCTGCTCGAGGCCGCCGCCGTCGGTGCCGCGATCGTCGCGAGCGACCTGCCCGGCATCCGCGACGTCGTGCAGGACGACGTGTCCGGGGTCCTCGTGCCCCCCGGTGACGTCCCCGCGCTCCGGACAGCCCTGCAGCGCGTGCTCACCGACGACGCCGCACGGGCGCGCTACCAGGAGCAGGCCGTGGTGTCGGCGGCGGAGTTCTCCACCGAACGGATCGGCGAGCGCTACCGAGCGGTGCTGCGCGCGGCCGTCGCGTAG
- a CDS encoding acyl-CoA carboxylase subunit beta translates to MTSGDTPDLSTTAGRLADLRERYHEAVTAAGESAIAKQHAKGKGTARERIEQLLDENSFVEFDEFVRHRTTSFGMDAKRPYGDAVVTGVGTIHGRNVAVYAQDFTVFGGSLGEVAGEKIIKVMQHALKTGVPIIGILDSGGARIQEGVVALGKYGEIFRLNTQASGVIPQLSIIMGPAAGGAVYSPALTDFVIMVDKTSHMFVTGPDVIKTVTGEDVGFEELGGAQTHNAVSGVAHYLAEDETDALDYARSLIGFLPDNNLSDAPAYDVAPELETTDADHELDVVIPDSTNQPYDVTTIIEHVVDDGEFLEVQPLFAPNILIGFGRVEGRTVGIIANQPQTMAGTLNIDAGEKAARFVRFCDAFGIPILTLVDVPGYLPGTDQEWTGVIRRGAKLLYAYAEATVPLVTVITRKAYGGAYIVMGSKQLGADINLAWPTAEIAVMGGQGAVNILYRAEIKRAEESGEDVAAVRTKLANEYTYNVASPYLAAERGELDGIIQPHATRVSVIKALRALRGKRATLPPKKHGNIPL, encoded by the coding sequence GTGACTTCAGGAGACACCCCCGATCTCTCGACGACGGCAGGCCGGCTGGCCGACCTCCGCGAGCGGTACCACGAGGCCGTGACCGCCGCGGGCGAGTCCGCGATCGCCAAGCAGCACGCCAAGGGCAAGGGCACCGCGCGCGAACGCATCGAGCAGCTGCTCGACGAGAACTCCTTCGTGGAGTTCGACGAGTTCGTCCGCCACCGCACCACCTCGTTCGGCATGGACGCCAAGCGCCCCTACGGCGACGCGGTCGTCACCGGCGTCGGCACGATCCACGGCCGCAACGTCGCCGTGTACGCGCAGGACTTCACCGTCTTCGGCGGCTCGCTCGGCGAGGTCGCCGGCGAGAAGATCATCAAGGTGATGCAGCACGCGCTGAAGACGGGCGTGCCGATCATCGGCATCCTCGACTCCGGCGGGGCCCGGATCCAGGAGGGCGTGGTCGCGCTCGGCAAGTACGGCGAGATCTTCCGCCTCAACACCCAGGCGTCCGGCGTCATCCCGCAGCTGTCGATCATCATGGGCCCGGCGGCCGGCGGTGCGGTGTACTCCCCCGCCCTCACCGACTTCGTGATCATGGTCGACAAGACCAGCCACATGTTCGTCACCGGCCCCGACGTCATCAAGACCGTCACCGGCGAGGACGTCGGCTTCGAGGAGCTCGGCGGCGCACAGACGCACAACGCCGTCTCCGGCGTGGCCCACTACCTGGCCGAGGACGAGACCGACGCGCTCGACTACGCCCGCTCGCTCATCGGGTTCCTGCCGGACAACAACCTGTCCGACGCCCCCGCCTACGACGTCGCCCCCGAGCTCGAGACCACCGACGCCGACCACGAGCTCGACGTCGTGATCCCGGACTCGACGAACCAGCCGTACGACGTCACGACGATCATCGAGCACGTCGTCGACGACGGCGAGTTCCTCGAGGTCCAGCCGCTGTTCGCGCCGAACATCCTGATCGGCTTCGGCCGGGTCGAGGGCCGCACCGTCGGCATCATCGCGAACCAGCCGCAGACCATGGCCGGCACGCTGAACATCGACGCCGGCGAGAAGGCAGCCCGCTTCGTGCGGTTCTGCGACGCGTTCGGCATCCCGATCCTGACCCTGGTCGACGTGCCCGGCTACCTGCCCGGCACCGACCAGGAGTGGACCGGGGTCATCCGGCGCGGCGCGAAGCTGCTGTACGCCTACGCCGAGGCCACCGTCCCGCTCGTCACCGTCATCACGCGCAAGGCCTACGGCGGCGCGTACATCGTGATGGGGTCGAAGCAGCTCGGCGCGGACATCAACCTGGCCTGGCCGACCGCCGAGATCGCCGTCATGGGCGGTCAGGGCGCCGTCAACATCCTGTACCGCGCCGAGATCAAGCGCGCCGAGGAGTCCGGCGAGGACGTCGCAGCGGTCCGCACGAAGCTCGCGAACGAGTACACCTACAACGTCGCGTCGCCGTACCTGGCGGCCGAGCGCGGTGAGCTCGACGGCATCATCCAGCCGCACGCCACCCGCGTCTCGGTCATCAAGGCCCTGCGTGCCCTGCGCGGCAAGCGTGCGACGCTGCCGCCCAAGAAGCACGGGAACATCCCCCTCTGA
- a CDS encoding UDP-glucose/GDP-mannose dehydrogenase family protein → MRISVIGCGYLGAVHAASMAKLGHEVVAVDVDPTKIERLAAGEAPFFEPGLPEILTEALASGRIRFTTDMAEVAGARVHFLAVGTPQSPTGAADMTYVNAAVAALTPYLSAGEFVVGKSTVPVGTAARLAAEVSEAVPGATLVWNPEFLREGFAVQDTISPDRFVYGVPDGDAGQAAVDALDEVYAEALASGTPRLVVNLPTAELVKISANAFLATKISFINSMAEIAEVAGADVTALADAIGHDARIGRKFLNAGLGFGGGCLPKDIRAFQARANELGVGESLAFLADVDATNLRRRAHVVELAQELLGGVVSGKRVAVLGLAFKPNSDDVRDSPALDIAARLHELGATVSAYDPEAVVTARRVHPELDFVETAADALSGADLVLVLTEWTEFRELDATTVASLVSSPVVIDGRNCLDRDAWTAAGFTYRGMGR, encoded by the coding sequence GTGCGTATCTCTGTCATCGGCTGCGGGTACCTCGGTGCCGTGCACGCCGCCTCCATGGCCAAGCTCGGACACGAGGTCGTCGCCGTCGACGTCGACCCGACCAAGATCGAGCGGCTCGCTGCCGGCGAAGCCCCCTTCTTCGAACCCGGGCTCCCGGAGATCCTGACCGAGGCCCTCGCCTCCGGCCGGATCCGCTTCACCACCGACATGGCCGAGGTCGCCGGTGCCCGCGTGCACTTCCTCGCCGTCGGCACGCCGCAGAGCCCGACCGGTGCCGCGGACATGACCTACGTGAACGCCGCCGTCGCCGCACTCACCCCGTACCTGTCCGCCGGCGAGTTCGTCGTCGGCAAGTCGACCGTCCCGGTCGGCACCGCCGCACGCCTCGCCGCCGAGGTGTCCGAGGCCGTGCCTGGCGCGACACTCGTCTGGAACCCCGAGTTCCTGCGTGAGGGCTTCGCCGTGCAGGACACCATCAGCCCGGACCGCTTCGTCTACGGTGTGCCGGACGGTGACGCCGGGCAGGCCGCCGTCGACGCCCTCGACGAGGTCTACGCCGAGGCGCTCGCGTCCGGCACACCCCGGCTCGTCGTCAACCTGCCCACCGCCGAGCTCGTCAAGATCAGCGCGAACGCGTTCCTCGCCACGAAGATCTCGTTCATCAACTCGATGGCCGAGATCGCCGAGGTCGCCGGCGCCGACGTCACCGCGCTCGCCGACGCCATCGGCCACGACGCCCGCATCGGCCGCAAGTTCCTCAACGCCGGCCTCGGCTTCGGCGGAGGCTGCCTGCCCAAGGACATCCGGGCGTTCCAGGCCCGGGCGAACGAGCTCGGCGTCGGGGAGTCCCTGGCGTTCCTGGCCGACGTCGACGCCACGAACCTGCGCCGTCGTGCGCACGTCGTCGAGCTGGCGCAGGAGCTGCTCGGCGGGGTCGTCAGCGGCAAGCGCGTCGCGGTCCTCGGTCTGGCCTTCAAGCCGAACTCGGACGACGTCCGTGACTCGCCGGCCCTCGACATCGCTGCCCGACTGCACGAGCTCGGTGCCACGGTGTCCGCCTACGACCCCGAGGCCGTCGTCACCGCGCGTCGCGTGCACCCGGAGCTCGACTTCGTCGAGACGGCGGCGGACGCGCTGTCGGGTGCCGACCTGGTCCTGGTGCTGACCGAGTGGACCGAGTTCCGCGAGCTCGACGCGACCACGGTGGCGTCCCTGGTGTCGAGCCCGGTCGTCATCGACGGCCGCAACTGCCTCGACCGCGACGCCTGGACCGCCGCCGGCTTCACGTACCGCGGCATGGGGCGCTGA
- a CDS encoding PH domain-containing protein, which translates to MTAEPPPERVVARLRPHARRLVRPAVFVVLVMVAGGFGFGVFQAQLAWLNAVVAGLVVVLVVFGGAVPLFRWMSERYVVTTRRLVVVHGLGTRTRQELLHSRGYDVTVRRRGLQGVFRSGDVLVFPGDDPAVVLADVPHADLVVAVLHDLVEAYEARRRHREPDWDEIVGGPDRPPWGDVRA; encoded by the coding sequence ATGACCGCCGAGCCGCCGCCCGAACGCGTCGTCGCTCGCCTGCGACCGCACGCTCGTCGGCTCGTGCGCCCGGCGGTGTTCGTCGTGCTGGTCATGGTCGCCGGCGGGTTCGGGTTCGGCGTGTTCCAGGCGCAGCTGGCGTGGCTGAACGCCGTCGTCGCCGGACTCGTCGTGGTGCTCGTGGTGTTCGGCGGCGCCGTACCGCTGTTCCGCTGGATGTCCGAGCGGTACGTCGTCACGACCCGGCGGCTCGTCGTCGTGCACGGGCTCGGCACCCGGACCCGGCAGGAGCTCCTGCACTCCCGCGGGTACGACGTGACGGTGCGCCGGCGCGGGCTCCAGGGCGTGTTCCGCTCCGGTGACGTCCTGGTGTTCCCGGGCGACGACCCCGCCGTGGTGCTCGCGGATGTCCCGCACGCCGACCTCGTGGTGGCCGTCCTGCACGACCTGGTCGAGGCGTACGAGGCCCGGCGACGCCACCGCGAGCCGGACTGGGACGAGATCGTCGGCGGCCCGGACCGACCGCCGTGGGGCGACGTCCGCGCCTGA
- a CDS encoding biotin--[acetyl-CoA-carboxylase] ligase: MSTSPSSSFPATSEAVRSTGATLTVPDETGSTNADLLAVAAEQQHGSVVATLHQTAGRGRLDRTWSAPAGEALAASLLVRADLADHDRGWLPLVAGAAMRDAIARVLPDVADVAVKWPNDVQVAGDKVCGILCQVASDGSIVVGAGVNLTIPADRLPTPTSTSLLVAGAVDDAPALADAVLSAFRAAVLEAVAGLVAGGPAAESVRSHVRATCGTIGRRIRLELPDGTVEEADATGIDDEGRITIRDRAGDSRGVAVGDVTHLRYA; this comes from the coding sequence ATGTCCACATCCCCGTCGTCGTCGTTCCCCGCCACCAGCGAAGCGGTCCGGTCGACGGGCGCGACCCTCACCGTCCCCGACGAGACCGGCTCGACCAACGCCGACCTGCTCGCCGTGGCAGCCGAGCAGCAGCACGGCAGCGTGGTCGCGACGCTCCACCAGACCGCGGGCCGAGGACGCCTCGACCGCACGTGGAGCGCACCGGCGGGCGAGGCGCTGGCCGCGAGCCTGCTCGTGCGCGCCGACCTCGCCGACCACGACCGCGGCTGGCTGCCCCTGGTCGCCGGCGCCGCCATGCGTGACGCGATCGCACGGGTGCTGCCCGACGTCGCCGACGTCGCCGTCAAGTGGCCGAACGACGTCCAGGTCGCGGGCGACAAGGTGTGCGGCATCCTCTGCCAGGTCGCCTCCGACGGCAGCATCGTGGTCGGCGCCGGCGTGAACCTCACGATCCCCGCCGACCGCCTGCCGACCCCGACGTCGACGTCGCTGCTCGTGGCGGGCGCGGTCGACGACGCCCCCGCGTTGGCCGACGCGGTCCTGTCCGCCTTCCGGGCAGCCGTCCTGGAGGCCGTGGCCGGCCTGGTCGCCGGTGGTCCCGCCGCCGAGTCGGTCCGGTCCCACGTCCGCGCCACGTGCGGCACGATCGGTCGCCGCATCCGCCTCGAGCTGCCCGACGGCACCGTGGAGGAGGCCGACGCCACCGGCATCGACGACGAGGGCCGCATCACGATCCGGGATCGAGCGGGTGACTCCAGGGGCGTCGCCGTGGGGGACGTCACCCACCTGCGGTATGCATGA
- a CDS encoding response regulator transcription factor: MGAGTTTAAETSGTATRPVRVAIVDDHESVRLGIQAACQNEGFEVVLTAASVPEYVQNLDGREVDVVVLDLSLGDGSTVTENVKGVQGTGSAVLVHSIADRVANVREALAAGAAGVIPKSSATKTVMAAVATVARGDVLNNLEWASAIDADRDFAKAQLGRREREILHLYASGLPLKLAAQQLGIGYSTAREYLDRIRVKYVEVGRPAPTKVDLLRRAVEDGILPGLDSGIDPDGDGR; the protein is encoded by the coding sequence GTGGGAGCAGGAACGACAACCGCAGCCGAGACGTCGGGCACGGCCACCAGGCCGGTCCGGGTCGCGATCGTGGACGACCACGAGTCCGTGCGACTCGGGATCCAGGCGGCGTGCCAGAACGAGGGCTTCGAGGTGGTGCTCACCGCCGCGAGCGTGCCCGAGTACGTCCAGAACCTCGACGGGCGCGAGGTCGACGTCGTCGTCCTCGACCTGTCCCTCGGTGACGGCTCGACCGTCACCGAGAACGTCAAGGGCGTGCAGGGGACCGGCTCCGCCGTGCTCGTGCACTCCATCGCGGACCGCGTCGCCAACGTCCGTGAGGCACTCGCAGCAGGGGCTGCCGGTGTCATCCCGAAGTCGTCCGCCACGAAGACGGTGATGGCAGCGGTCGCCACCGTCGCGCGTGGTGACGTGCTGAACAACCTCGAGTGGGCGAGCGCCATCGACGCCGACCGCGACTTCGCGAAGGCCCAGCTCGGCCGACGCGAGCGCGAGATCCTGCACCTGTACGCCTCGGGCCTGCCGCTCAAGCTGGCGGCGCAGCAACTCGGCATCGGGTACTCCACTGCCCGTGAGTACCTCGACCGCATCCGCGTGAAGTACGTCGAGGTCGGTCGCCCGGCCCCGACGAAGGTCGACCTCCTGCGACGGGCGGTCGAGGACGGCATCCTCCCCGGGCTCGACTCGGGCATCGACCCCGACGGCGACGGTCGCTGA
- a CDS encoding TRAM domain-containing protein — translation MGESVGTLLELDVTGIAHGGISVARHEGRVVFVSDAIPGERVVARVTEDRKKSFWRADTVSVVTPSEHRVDHVWAEAALDRDPETRPGGAEFGHIALAHQRTLKHDVLVDSFSRFAHTDLTEVLGSDVVVEAAPGDDAANGLGWRTRVRLHVDEHGTAGPFAARSHSVIPVTSLPLANDAVQESAPLGRGVMPGSSVIDVLAPSGSEGARLVIDEQKPTVVTEVVGERTFEVDDNGFWQVHRAAASVLTEAVQDLVDRDRLDPEGTHLDLYGGVGLLAAALGDLVGPKARLTSVESAARATEHAQENLAEWLGARAETGRVDRWLATTVANASRAEKDRFRAGTIVLDPPRAGAGRQVVEQIAALHPSQVVYVACDPVALARDVATFADLGYKLEALRAFDLFPHTHHMEAVARLTPAR, via the coding sequence ATGGGTGAATCCGTCGGAACGCTGCTCGAACTCGACGTCACCGGGATCGCCCACGGCGGCATCTCGGTGGCACGGCACGAAGGCCGGGTGGTCTTCGTCTCGGACGCGATCCCCGGGGAGCGCGTCGTCGCCCGGGTGACCGAGGACCGGAAGAAGTCGTTCTGGCGCGCCGACACCGTCAGCGTCGTCACCCCGAGCGAGCACCGCGTCGACCACGTCTGGGCCGAGGCCGCGCTCGACCGCGACCCCGAGACGCGCCCGGGCGGTGCCGAGTTCGGCCACATCGCCCTCGCCCACCAGCGCACGCTGAAGCACGACGTGCTCGTCGACTCGTTCTCGCGCTTCGCGCACACCGACCTGACGGAGGTCCTGGGATCAGACGTCGTCGTCGAGGCGGCGCCCGGTGACGACGCCGCGAACGGCCTCGGCTGGCGCACCCGGGTCCGGCTGCACGTCGACGAGCACGGCACCGCCGGCCCGTTCGCCGCGCGCTCGCACTCCGTCATCCCCGTCACCAGCCTGCCGCTCGCGAACGACGCCGTGCAGGAGAGCGCGCCGCTCGGCCGTGGCGTGATGCCCGGCTCGTCGGTCATCGACGTGCTGGCACCGAGCGGCTCCGAGGGGGCGCGCCTCGTCATCGACGAGCAGAAGCCCACCGTGGTGACCGAGGTCGTGGGGGAGCGCACCTTCGAGGTGGACGACAACGGCTTCTGGCAGGTGCACCGTGCCGCGGCGTCGGTGCTCACCGAGGCCGTGCAGGACCTGGTCGACCGCGACCGACTCGACCCCGAGGGCACCCACCTGGACCTGTACGGCGGCGTCGGCCTGCTCGCCGCCGCACTCGGCGACCTCGTCGGCCCGAAGGCGCGCCTCACGAGCGTCGAGAGCGCCGCACGCGCGACCGAGCACGCGCAGGAGAACCTCGCCGAGTGGCTCGGTGCGCGCGCCGAGACCGGCCGGGTCGACCGCTGGCTCGCGACCACGGTGGCGAACGCCTCGCGCGCCGAGAAGGACCGGTTCCGCGCCGGCACGATCGTCCTCGACCCGCCGCGCGCCGGTGCCGGTCGTCAGGTCGTCGAGCAGATCGCGGCCCTGCACCCGTCGCAGGTCGTCTACGTCGCCTGCGACCCCGTCGCGCTCGCCCGCGACGTCGCGACGTTCGCCGACCTGGGGTACAAGCTCGAGGCGCTGCGGGCGTTCGACCTGTTCCCGCACACGCACCACATGGAGGCCGTGGCGCGCCTGACGCCCGCGCGGTGA